One Micromonospora craniellae genomic region harbors:
- a CDS encoding CIS tube protein — MERVAFLVDATGERVDCLLNPETVQVSRLAGVRHRSSAGSLLTGAGLPDDPLVFTGGGRTELVLDLLFDTDFAEGQVRPADVRALTRPLWMLAENSAVEHGWVRPPLVRLVWGKTWNVPGVIVAVAERFDAFTATGSPRRSWLRLKLVRVAEDATRAEEGFAEELAEAQTPAVAPGTALVAAGDGTATADSTGVRFDLLAHDALGSPLRWRLLAEHNRITDPLAVPAGTALAVPPLPGTAPATGDGT, encoded by the coding sequence ATGGAACGGGTCGCCTTCCTCGTCGACGCCACCGGTGAACGGGTGGACTGCCTGCTCAACCCGGAGACCGTCCAGGTCAGTCGCCTGGCCGGAGTCCGGCACCGGAGTAGCGCCGGCAGCCTGCTCACCGGTGCCGGGCTCCCCGACGACCCGCTGGTGTTCACCGGTGGTGGGCGTACCGAACTCGTCCTCGACCTGCTCTTCGACACCGACTTCGCGGAGGGGCAGGTCCGGCCCGCCGACGTCCGCGCGCTGACCCGTCCGCTGTGGATGCTGGCGGAGAACTCGGCGGTCGAGCACGGTTGGGTCCGGCCACCACTGGTGCGGCTGGTCTGGGGCAAGACCTGGAACGTGCCCGGGGTGATCGTGGCCGTGGCGGAACGGTTCGACGCGTTCACCGCGACGGGTTCGCCGCGCCGCTCCTGGCTGCGGCTCAAGCTGGTGCGGGTCGCCGAGGACGCCACCCGGGCCGAGGAGGGCTTCGCCGAGGAACTGGCCGAGGCGCAGACGCCGGCCGTCGCGCCGGGCACCGCCCTGGTGGCCGCCGGCGACGGCACCGCCACGGCCGACTCCACCGGCGTACGCTTCGACCTGCTCGCCCACGACGCGCTCGGCTCGCCGCTGCGCTGGCGGCTGCTGGCCGAGCACAACCGGATCACCGACCCGCTCGCCGTGCCCGCCGGAACCGCCCTGGCCGTGCCGCCGTTGCCGGGCACCGCCCCCGCCACGGGCGACGGGACATGA
- a CDS encoding LacI family DNA-binding transcriptional regulator, whose translation MTTARRPATLDDVARAAGVSRSTASRVIAGNGFASPTARERVRTAADELGYVPNPAARALVHGTGVRLLVAVAGNDPAVLDDSYVDQVLGATARVCAPYGLGVTVDWVPLHAPERLVRLTDDRGVTSLILVNTTAELLELVPRRLRGRAVSIGVGSATVPSVDIDNGGATEAIVRHLYSGGRRRIAMVTGPPWLTCANRSVDAYRGLMRDAGLPTREVVGDFSVERGRAAAREVLRRWPDTDAIVAISDATALGVIGRLRADGVQVPGDVAVTGFDDIPLAAVTAPALTTASHPVRQIASAAATMVLEHRHAPMCTRFPSALVSRDSA comes from the coding sequence ATGACCACGGCACGCCGGCCGGCAACCCTGGACGACGTCGCCCGTGCCGCCGGAGTCTCCCGCTCCACGGCGTCCCGGGTCATCGCGGGCAACGGGTTCGCGTCACCGACCGCCCGGGAACGGGTCCGCACCGCCGCGGACGAGCTGGGCTACGTACCCAACCCGGCCGCCCGGGCGCTGGTGCACGGCACCGGCGTACGGCTGCTGGTGGCGGTGGCCGGCAACGACCCGGCCGTGCTCGACGACAGCTACGTCGACCAGGTGCTCGGCGCCACCGCGCGGGTCTGCGCACCGTACGGCCTGGGCGTCACCGTCGACTGGGTGCCGCTGCACGCGCCGGAGCGACTGGTCCGACTGACCGACGACCGAGGGGTGACCAGCCTGATCCTGGTCAACACGACCGCGGAACTGTTGGAACTGGTGCCGCGCCGGCTGCGCGGGCGGGCCGTGTCGATCGGAGTCGGCTCGGCCACCGTGCCGTCGGTGGACATCGACAACGGCGGCGCCACCGAGGCCATCGTCCGTCACCTCTACTCCGGCGGTCGCCGCCGGATCGCGATGGTCACCGGCCCCCCGTGGTTGACCTGCGCCAACCGCTCGGTAGACGCGTACCGGGGGCTGATGCGCGACGCAGGCCTGCCGACGCGCGAGGTGGTCGGCGACTTCTCCGTGGAGCGGGGCCGCGCCGCCGCCCGCGAGGTGCTGCGCCGCTGGCCGGACACGGACGCGATCGTCGCGATCAGCGACGCGACCGCGCTGGGCGTGATCGGTCGGCTCCGCGCCGACGGCGTGCAGGTGCCCGGCGACGTCGCGGTGACCGGCTTCGACGACATCCCGCTGGCCGCCGTGACGGCACCGGCCCTGACCACCGCCAGTCACCCGGTCCGCCAGATCGCCAGCGCCGCCGCCACCATGGTGCTGGAACACCGGCACGCCCCGATGTGCACCCGTTTCCCGTCCGCACTGGTAAGCCGCGACAGCGCCTGA
- a CDS encoding carboxypeptidase-like regulatory domain-containing protein: MTGGGPIEAATAELARWLAGAAGDAVPVGPPAPGPAADGLTLWPLELRPARQTRGSGGPEPYRLIVRYLLAADGPKALAKLDRVLVEATSPSGHTLVLEAGDPALWVALGVPPRPALLIDVPVQVTHPHEPAPPVLRPLRLRQLEMLTFDGRVVGPADQPLAAMRVEVVGQPYATRTDPAGRFRVVGVPHDPEQPGPVRLRLTGRGQVLTAEVDPTDPDIVIVCAPPTR; encoded by the coding sequence ATGACCGGAGGCGGTCCGATCGAGGCGGCCACCGCCGAACTGGCGCGGTGGCTGGCCGGGGCGGCGGGCGACGCCGTCCCGGTCGGCCCGCCCGCGCCCGGACCGGCGGCGGACGGGTTGACCCTGTGGCCGCTGGAGTTGCGCCCGGCCCGGCAGACCCGGGGCAGCGGCGGACCCGAGCCGTACCGGCTGATCGTCCGCTACCTGCTCGCCGCCGACGGACCGAAGGCCCTGGCGAAGCTGGACCGGGTGCTGGTCGAGGCCACCAGTCCGAGCGGACACACGCTCGTGCTGGAGGCCGGGGACCCGGCGCTGTGGGTGGCGCTCGGCGTACCGCCCCGGCCCGCCCTGCTGATCGACGTACCGGTGCAGGTCACCCATCCGCACGAGCCGGCACCGCCGGTGCTGCGCCCGCTGCGGCTGCGGCAACTGGAGATGCTCACCTTCGACGGCCGCGTCGTCGGTCCCGCCGACCAGCCGCTCGCCGCGATGCGGGTGGAGGTCGTCGGTCAGCCGTACGCGACCCGCACCGACCCGGCGGGACGCTTCCGGGTCGTCGGCGTGCCACACGACCCGGAGCAGCCCGGACCGGTCCGGCTCCGGCTCACCGGTCGGGGTCAGGTGCTCACCGCCGAGGTGGACCCGACCGACCCCGACATCGTCATCGTCTGCGCGCCACCGACCCGCTGA
- a CDS encoding MFS transporter, translating into MSTPATPPVTSGPPRAVLAARNGVAVVFALNGLAVATWFSRVPAIRDGLELSPGRLGLLLLAMSIGAIVAMPTAGLLTQRLGAARAVAFSTTVVALGLTVAGVSAVAGSLPGVAVGLFALGYGSGSCDVAMNIEGAIVERRLGWTVMPRFHAAWSLGSVAGAGLGAGAARLGLPVAVHLGVLAAVVLAGTLLGARAFLPAVPGTESEGSGGGRKSLLAAWREPRTLLIGLVVLAAAFAEGSANDWIAVAFIDGYGFSEAAGAAVFAVFVTGMTVGRTLGTVALDRWGRVPVLTVTILLAIVGAGVAILSGSGPVAVVGVVLWGIGASLGFPVGMSAAADDEEHAHVRVSVVAVIGYTAFLAGPPLLGLLGDRIGTLHALLVVPLLLLPTLLLVRVTRPPVSGATGAERAGAPRPEA; encoded by the coding sequence ATCAGCACCCCCGCGACACCGCCGGTCACCTCGGGTCCGCCTCGGGCGGTGCTGGCCGCCCGTAACGGCGTGGCGGTGGTGTTCGCACTCAACGGGCTGGCCGTCGCGACCTGGTTCTCCCGGGTGCCGGCGATCCGCGACGGGCTGGAACTCAGCCCCGGGCGTCTCGGCCTGCTCCTGCTCGCCATGTCCATCGGCGCGATCGTCGCGATGCCCACCGCCGGCCTGCTCACCCAGCGCCTCGGCGCGGCCCGCGCGGTGGCGTTCTCCACCACCGTGGTGGCCCTCGGCCTCACCGTGGCGGGGGTCTCCGCCGTGGCCGGCTCGTTGCCCGGGGTGGCGGTGGGCCTGTTCGCGCTCGGGTACGGCTCCGGCAGTTGCGACGTGGCGATGAACATCGAGGGTGCGATCGTCGAACGCCGCCTGGGCTGGACGGTGATGCCCCGCTTCCACGCGGCGTGGAGCCTCGGTTCGGTGGCGGGTGCCGGTCTGGGCGCCGGGGCCGCCCGGCTCGGCCTGCCGGTCGCCGTTCACCTCGGGGTGCTGGCGGCGGTGGTGCTCGCCGGCACACTGCTGGGTGCCCGCGCGTTCCTGCCCGCCGTGCCCGGCACGGAGAGCGAGGGCTCCGGCGGCGGCCGCAAGTCCCTGCTCGCCGCCTGGCGGGAACCGCGCACCCTGCTCATCGGCCTGGTGGTGCTGGCGGCGGCGTTCGCCGAGGGCAGCGCCAACGACTGGATCGCGGTCGCCTTCATCGACGGATACGGCTTCAGCGAGGCGGCCGGGGCAGCGGTCTTCGCCGTCTTCGTGACCGGCATGACGGTGGGCCGCACCCTCGGCACGGTGGCGCTGGACCGGTGGGGGCGGGTGCCGGTGCTGACCGTCACCATCCTGCTCGCCATCGTCGGCGCGGGGGTGGCGATCCTCTCCGGCTCCGGACCGGTCGCGGTGGTCGGCGTCGTGCTGTGGGGGATCGGCGCCTCGTTGGGCTTCCCGGTCGGCATGAGCGCCGCCGCCGACGACGAGGAGCACGCCCACGTCCGGGTGAGCGTGGTCGCGGTGATCGGCTACACCGCGTTCCTGGCCGGGCCGCCGTTGCTGGGTCTGCTCGGTGACCGGATCGGCACGCTGCACGCGTTGCTGGTGGTGCCGTTGTTGCTGCTGCCGACCCTGCTGCTGGTACGGGTCACCCGCCCGCCCGTCTCCGGCGCCACGGGGGCGGAGCGGGCTGGTGCCCCCCGGCCGGAGGCGTAG
- a CDS encoding LppM family (lipo)protein yields the protein MQLNTGLTVNADDTVSGQLLLTAERNVLTVNNKTLEAGFAELRQNIPALPEGTETRYEDVTHYGSQINYRNVPLDRFDSESLSIVRQGDDRYVFTLPLDPKKYGGKVAEQDPANQARFMTLMSFEISVTFPGRVLDVSTGGQVNDRTVTWRVARNQPKPPELRAVAEAPPRPSAPADEEDTGGDFPWLLVGAGAVILLLVATLVVLLLRRPKGPAAGDSPTSGAPPTPDSPGTPGGSGIPGPAPRTTTGGASGSG from the coding sequence ATGCAACTCAACACCGGACTGACCGTCAACGCCGACGACACGGTCAGCGGACAGCTCCTGCTGACCGCCGAACGCAACGTGCTGACCGTGAACAACAAGACGCTCGAGGCCGGCTTCGCCGAGCTTCGGCAGAACATCCCGGCGCTTCCCGAAGGCACCGAGACCCGGTACGAGGACGTCACCCACTACGGTTCTCAGATCAACTATCGGAATGTTCCGCTCGATCGATTCGACAGCGAAAGTCTGAGCATCGTCCGGCAGGGTGACGACCGGTACGTATTCACCCTTCCGCTTGATCCGAAGAAGTACGGCGGAAAGGTTGCCGAACAGGATCCGGCGAATCAGGCGCGATTCATGACGCTGATGTCGTTCGAGATCTCGGTGACGTTCCCCGGACGCGTTCTGGACGTCAGCACGGGCGGTCAGGTCAACGACCGTACGGTCACCTGGCGGGTCGCCCGCAACCAGCCGAAGCCGCCCGAACTGCGGGCCGTGGCCGAGGCGCCGCCCCGGCCGTCCGCCCCGGCGGACGAGGAGGACACCGGCGGGGACTTCCCATGGTTGCTGGTCGGAGCCGGTGCGGTGATCCTGCTGTTGGTGGCGACGCTCGTCGTACTCCTGTTGCGGCGGCCGAAGGGCCCGGCAGCCGGCGATTCCCCGACCTCCGGCGCACCTCCCACGCCCGACAGCCCGGGCACGCCCGGCGGCTCGGGCATCCCCGGCCCGGCACCGCGCACCACCACCGGTGGTGCGTCGGGCTCCGGCTGA
- a CDS encoding phage tail sheath family protein, protein MPSYFSPGIYVEEVPAGARPIGPVGTSTAAFVGVAPDRTARLGEALAVNNWTEFLRLYADGDEFESTPLARAVFGFLDNGGTRCWVVNVGEGGALTGNGRQRGGLDLLEAIDEISIVAAPGFHDAVAHEALLSLAERTRTMVAICDPAPDIDDISTLTRVATAGAGRAAKPSEGGDTPASSGGSGGSGGSGGGTTGSSANPTAHRPRQSDFGALYFPWLRVRDPLSGDLVLTPPSGHLAGIWARTDALRGVHKAPANEPVRGAVDLGHLVTRSEHDVLNPRGVNVIRYFPGEGIRVWGARTLAAEASEWRYLNVRRLSIAIEQAIANGTRWMVFEPNDYTLWRSIRRDIGAFLTRVWRDGALLGRTPEEAFFVKCDEETNPADVRDAGMVVAHIGIAVVKPAEFVVFKLSQWSGDTETETIGG, encoded by the coding sequence ATGCCCAGCTACTTCTCACCCGGGATCTACGTCGAGGAGGTGCCTGCCGGTGCCCGGCCGATCGGACCGGTCGGCACCAGCACGGCAGCCTTCGTCGGCGTGGCACCGGACCGCACCGCCCGCCTCGGCGAGGCCCTCGCCGTGAACAACTGGACCGAGTTCCTCCGCCTCTACGCCGACGGCGACGAGTTCGAGAGCACCCCGCTGGCCCGCGCGGTCTTCGGTTTCCTCGACAACGGCGGCACCCGCTGCTGGGTGGTCAACGTCGGCGAGGGCGGCGCGCTCACCGGCAACGGCCGCCAGCGCGGCGGGTTGGACCTGCTGGAGGCGATCGACGAGATCTCCATCGTGGCCGCGCCCGGTTTCCACGACGCGGTCGCGCACGAGGCGCTGCTGAGCCTGGCAGAGCGCACCCGCACCATGGTCGCGATCTGCGATCCGGCTCCCGACATCGACGACATCTCGACGTTGACCCGGGTGGCCACGGCCGGCGCCGGCCGGGCGGCGAAGCCCAGCGAGGGCGGCGACACCCCGGCCAGTTCGGGTGGCTCGGGTGGCTCCGGCGGCTCGGGCGGTGGTACGACCGGGTCGAGCGCTAACCCGACGGCGCACCGGCCCCGGCAGTCGGACTTCGGCGCGCTGTACTTCCCCTGGCTGCGGGTACGCGACCCGCTCAGCGGCGACCTGGTGCTCACCCCGCCGAGCGGGCACCTGGCCGGCATCTGGGCCCGCACCGACGCCCTGCGCGGCGTGCACAAGGCACCCGCCAACGAGCCGGTACGCGGCGCCGTCGACCTGGGCCACCTGGTCACCCGCTCCGAGCACGACGTGCTCAACCCCAGGGGCGTCAACGTGATCCGGTACTTCCCCGGCGAGGGCATCCGGGTCTGGGGCGCACGGACGCTCGCCGCCGAGGCCAGCGAGTGGCGGTACCTCAACGTCCGGCGGCTCTCCATCGCCATCGAGCAGGCCATCGCCAACGGCACCCGCTGGATGGTGTTCGAGCCGAACGACTACACCCTGTGGCGCTCCATCCGCCGGGACATCGGCGCCTTCCTGACCCGGGTGTGGCGCGACGGCGCGCTGCTGGGGCGTACGCCCGAGGAGGCGTTCTTCGTCAAGTGCGACGAGGAGACCAACCCGGCCGACGTGCGGGACGCCGGGATGGTGGTCGCGCACATCGGCATCGCGGTGGTCAAGCCGGCCGAGTTCGTGGTGTTCAAGCTGAGCCAGTGGTCCGGCGACACCGAGACCGAGACGATTGGAGGCTGA
- a CDS encoding dienelactone hydrolase family protein, with translation MGHVALFHSVYGLRPAVRDTADRLRAAGHQVHAPDLYGVPAVDTVEEGFALLDRVGQQTVLDRARASLDGLPPDTVLAGFSMGAGVAGAMLTERPDTGGLLLWHGTGGAPADVRPGLAVELHLADPDPYDPPAEVDQWRREMTAVGAHVTVYGYPGAGHLFTDPAVADHDPAADALAWERVLSFLAGR, from the coding sequence ATGGGACACGTCGCTCTCTTCCACTCCGTGTACGGGCTGCGGCCCGCGGTGCGGGACACCGCCGACCGGTTGCGCGCCGCCGGACACCAGGTGCACGCGCCCGACCTGTACGGGGTGCCCGCCGTCGACACCGTCGAGGAGGGGTTCGCCCTGCTCGACCGGGTCGGGCAGCAGACCGTCCTGGACCGGGCCCGGGCCTCGCTCGACGGGCTGCCGCCCGACACCGTGCTCGCCGGGTTCTCGATGGGCGCCGGGGTGGCCGGCGCGATGCTGACCGAACGCCCCGACACCGGCGGCCTGCTGCTGTGGCACGGCACCGGCGGCGCTCCCGCCGACGTCCGGCCCGGTCTGGCGGTCGAGCTGCACCTGGCCGATCCCGACCCGTACGACCCGCCGGCCGAGGTCGACCAGTGGCGGCGGGAGATGACCGCGGTCGGCGCCCACGTCACCGTGTACGGCTACCCGGGGGCGGGACACCTGTTCACCGACCCGGCCGTGGCCGACCACGACCCGGCCGCCGACGCGCTCGCCTGGGAGCGCGTGCTGTCCTTCCTGGCCGGTCGCTGA
- a CDS encoding phage tail protein → MPTTATPQPGAPVDPYRAYNFKLLVNGVTNGHFTEVSGLEVNIPAQPYREQGNDRIRMIPGQVEYGPVTLHFGLTASRELWDWVHTIARGTSDRRNVSVVLLDSVGTAEVLRWNLLNAWPTRWRGAHLNTLGQEIAIAALTLRYESLELETGGAAPTPA, encoded by the coding sequence ATGCCCACCACGGCCACTCCGCAGCCGGGCGCCCCGGTCGACCCGTACCGGGCGTACAACTTCAAGCTGCTGGTCAACGGGGTCACCAACGGCCATTTCACCGAGGTCAGCGGGCTGGAGGTGAACATCCCCGCGCAGCCGTACCGGGAGCAGGGCAACGACCGGATCCGGATGATCCCCGGTCAGGTCGAGTACGGCCCGGTCACGCTGCACTTCGGCCTGACCGCGTCCCGGGAGCTGTGGGACTGGGTGCACACCATCGCGCGGGGCACGAGCGACCGCCGCAACGTGTCGGTGGTGCTGCTCGACTCCGTCGGCACGGCCGAGGTGCTGCGCTGGAACCTGCTCAACGCCTGGCCCACCCGGTGGCGCGGCGCGCACCTCAACACGCTCGGCCAGGAGATCGCCATCGCGGCGCTGACGCTGCGCTACGAGAGCCTGGAACTGGAGACCGGCGGTGCCGCGCCCACGCCCGCGTAG